One Anaerolineales bacterium genomic window carries:
- a CDS encoding GlsB/YeaQ/YmgE family stress response membrane protein, producing the protein MNITNIVIYLIVAAVIGWLASEIMRDRASLLINILVAILGAFLAGYFLSPIFGIGTINDAINVPTMLVTLLGAIIVIAIVHLVRRRI; encoded by the coding sequence ATGAACATCACCAACATCGTAATTTACCTGATCGTTGCCGCCGTGATCGGCTGGCTGGCGAGTGAAATCATGCGCGACCGGGCGAGCCTCTTGATCAACATCCTCGTCGCCATCCTGGGCGCCTTCCTGGCCGGTTACTTCCTCAGCCCCATCTTCGGGATCGGGACGATCAACGACGCGATCAACGTTCCGACCATGCTGGTCACTCTGCTGGGCGCCATTATCGTGATCGCGATTGTGCATCTCGTCCGACGCCGGATCTAA
- a CDS encoding lmo0937 family membrane protein codes for MLWTIIVILVILWLLGFLGGRMSTKFPKVGSWIHILIVIVVILVILQLLGIVNL; via the coding sequence ATGTTGTGGACCATCATCGTCATTCTCGTAATTCTGTGGCTGCTTGGCTTCTTGGGCGGAAGAATGAGCACGAAGTTCCCGAAAGTCGGAAGTTGGATCCACATTCTGATCGTGATCGTCGTCATCCTCGTCATCCTGCAGCTGCTTGGGATTGTCAATCTCTAG
- a CDS encoding CBS domain-containing protein: MKKCYEVMTKNPVCCLPKDTAAKAAQWMKRKNIGSIPVVENKKSQALVGIVTDRDLALKVVAKGRNAKSTKLEAVMTRKLVTCRAEEDLQKAMNAMSRHQLRRIPVVDNEYRILGIVAQADVATRGDRPEKTGVMLKKISKSGGK; this comes from the coding sequence ATGAAGAAATGTTATGAGGTGATGACGAAAAACCCCGTTTGCTGCCTGCCAAAAGACACAGCGGCAAAAGCGGCGCAATGGATGAAACGCAAAAACATCGGTTCGATTCCCGTGGTCGAAAACAAGAAGTCTCAGGCGTTGGTCGGCATCGTAACCGATCGGGACCTGGCGTTGAAAGTCGTGGCCAAAGGGCGGAATGCCAAATCCACGAAGTTGGAAGCGGTGATGACCCGCAAGCTGGTGACCTGCCGCGCGGAAGAGGATTTGCAGAAAGCGATGAATGCGATGTCCAGGCATCAATTGCGCCGTATTCCCGTCGTAGACAACGAATACAGAATCCTGGGAATTGTTGCCCAGGCGGATGTAGCGACACGCGGCGACAGGCCGGAAAAAACCGGCGTGATGCTGAAGAAAATTTCGAAATCCGGCGGCAAGTAA